A genome region from Sphingomonas changnyeongensis includes the following:
- a CDS encoding site-specific integrase encodes MTSACHAANPLVAVRLADLQVLACVEHHFLAWAPGAGQGLGDLAGRAMLSAILFGGLNDPACWSEWLSSAMKTHRVRSHQSFWFRLKGAAGAHAFRTWYPDPVTGCYVQALRACFQRHPSSSPPSERAEECLKTALDALAAQSPGTAELHVAASRGPLWLNEVCAVRLHLRVPGLLAEHAAGKTRTHARIKPAAVAENPLEQLDDFLATAEPVSPWRPWFTDQALLHLRDDFFPADLTAFDSSRKLRSQMLESLDQQIKVCGQMGSQNSIHRHILLWLRGRLDKNSSSVSPKPGNIRPSTARRYLLELASYDWQGNRHRSIADEDGKAALDQAFTTMELAAEQRPPKRQMVTRAVLKSFSTYLNAQNPNIPVRTFEKTDMDRQKTGGPRRTVLDHPAFMRLLGLLEDWGALSQREGEQDRPGRARACILAAILMFRTGLRGREVTNLALNDIAFDGPFAELVVRGNAARSNKNQFARRTLPLHALLEKDELALLRRWHAERCNEEFRMVPRARLFPAQRAAPLSVDQYLLEPIDAAIRLLFEGSSLGAALRKRPGYWYALASPLRHSFANHLVASLLLPDEPPNLPPPEGLTPDLVSLERKRRLSHALLRPKQHGLAIMQAVRHVMGHASYKRALETYIHNVDWLLALHVWRDVHQPPLSEREIGGLLGLLQPEAPGGVPLRHELVSDRQLRRRRAKAASQHLASSVLPRPRRGRPPGTVQADDRRLSTTYKAFLHQQLPPTVFGKRAPGDAAILVRKQHHDQPFEWGWLVIHNYLCLRARNVGPAEAAEQLAMPVAVCLRWAQRADELAAITKHRYVRKQGRRVPQALENRRFPQLSGRGFPHPRGAAAKLIDQVWAKRAQLEKPRRWASIQSVLARWQLDPPRMISKKALQKRASFYLALGIPEETLFSRIGGGQWERYQPEAFCAPDDRRVMQLSPLRPRGGDEEGGLLHNSVLHALLMLLIDSELDFEKLKNASAARKGSRSPARARPVRLAKMDMLDKDVVPGREDTGQSRG; translated from the coding sequence GTGACCAGCGCGTGCCATGCTGCCAATCCACTGGTCGCGGTCAGACTGGCAGATTTGCAGGTGCTCGCGTGTGTCGAACATCATTTTCTCGCGTGGGCACCTGGGGCAGGTCAGGGTCTCGGGGATCTGGCTGGCCGGGCGATGTTATCGGCCATCCTGTTTGGCGGGCTGAATGATCCGGCATGCTGGTCAGAATGGCTGTCGTCCGCGATGAAGACGCACAGAGTACGATCGCATCAGAGCTTCTGGTTCCGGCTCAAAGGCGCGGCGGGAGCTCATGCGTTTCGCACATGGTATCCAGATCCCGTAACCGGGTGCTACGTGCAGGCCTTGCGGGCCTGCTTTCAACGTCATCCGTCGTCCAGCCCGCCATCGGAGCGGGCTGAAGAATGCCTTAAAACAGCGCTCGACGCGCTGGCGGCACAATCGCCGGGCACAGCAGAACTTCATGTAGCAGCGTCAAGAGGGCCGTTGTGGTTGAACGAGGTCTGCGCCGTCCGGCTTCACTTGCGTGTGCCCGGCCTTCTGGCTGAGCATGCAGCGGGAAAGACACGCACGCACGCCCGGATAAAGCCCGCCGCGGTCGCCGAGAACCCGCTTGAGCAGTTGGACGATTTCCTGGCCACAGCGGAGCCCGTCTCGCCTTGGCGGCCATGGTTCACCGATCAGGCCTTGCTGCACCTGAGAGACGATTTCTTCCCGGCGGATCTCACAGCATTCGATAGCTCCAGGAAGTTGCGCAGTCAGATGCTGGAAAGCCTGGATCAGCAAATCAAAGTGTGCGGCCAAATGGGTTCGCAAAATAGCATCCATCGACATATCCTGTTGTGGCTGAGAGGTCGCCTTGACAAGAACAGTTCGTCTGTGTCGCCCAAGCCGGGAAACATCCGGCCGTCGACTGCGCGTCGCTATCTTCTGGAACTTGCATCGTATGATTGGCAAGGGAACCGCCACCGCTCCATAGCCGACGAGGATGGCAAAGCGGCGCTGGATCAGGCGTTCACGACCATGGAACTGGCGGCCGAGCAAAGGCCGCCCAAGCGCCAGATGGTGACCAGGGCGGTGTTGAAGTCATTCTCGACTTACCTGAATGCGCAAAATCCAAACATCCCGGTCCGCACCTTCGAGAAAACGGATATGGACCGCCAGAAAACAGGGGGCCCTCGCCGGACCGTGCTCGACCACCCGGCCTTCATGCGCCTTCTGGGTCTGTTGGAAGACTGGGGCGCCTTGTCGCAAAGGGAAGGTGAACAAGACCGGCCGGGGCGGGCGCGAGCGTGCATTCTCGCAGCGATCCTCATGTTCAGGACTGGCCTTCGCGGGCGGGAAGTTACCAACCTGGCCCTGAACGACATCGCCTTCGACGGCCCATTTGCCGAGCTTGTGGTGCGGGGCAATGCCGCCCGCTCCAACAAGAACCAGTTTGCGCGGCGCACGTTGCCCCTCCACGCTCTGCTCGAAAAGGACGAACTGGCGCTCCTGCGGCGTTGGCATGCCGAGCGGTGCAACGAGGAGTTCCGTATGGTACCTCGAGCGCGGCTGTTTCCCGCGCAACGCGCGGCGCCGCTCAGTGTTGATCAATACCTGCTTGAACCGATCGATGCGGCTATCAGGTTGCTGTTCGAAGGTTCTTCGCTCGGGGCGGCGCTCCGCAAGCGGCCCGGCTATTGGTACGCGTTGGCGAGTCCGCTTCGACACAGCTTCGCCAACCACCTGGTTGCCAGCCTTCTCCTTCCGGACGAGCCGCCCAACCTGCCGCCGCCCGAAGGGCTCACGCCGGACTTGGTTTCCCTCGAGCGTAAGCGACGATTGAGCCATGCTTTGTTGCGCCCGAAGCAGCATGGCCTCGCGATCATGCAGGCGGTGCGCCACGTGATGGGCCACGCTTCCTACAAGCGCGCGCTGGAAACCTACATCCACAATGTGGACTGGCTGCTGGCGCTGCACGTGTGGCGCGATGTCCATCAACCGCCATTGTCGGAGCGAGAAATCGGTGGCTTGCTGGGGCTGTTGCAGCCTGAGGCGCCCGGTGGCGTGCCGTTGAGGCACGAGCTGGTTAGCGATCGTCAACTGCGCCGCCGGCGTGCAAAGGCCGCCTCACAACACTTGGCGTCCTCGGTGCTGCCAAGACCACGGCGCGGTCGCCCGCCTGGCACTGTTCAGGCGGACGACCGACGCCTGTCGACGACGTACAAGGCGTTTTTGCATCAGCAACTGCCGCCAACCGTCTTCGGTAAGCGCGCGCCGGGCGACGCCGCCATTTTGGTCAGGAAGCAGCACCATGACCAGCCATTCGAATGGGGATGGCTGGTTATTCACAACTACCTGTGCCTACGGGCGAGAAATGTCGGCCCGGCAGAGGCGGCTGAACAGCTGGCCATGCCAGTGGCAGTTTGTTTGCGCTGGGCGCAGCGTGCTGACGAGTTGGCGGCGATAACGAAGCACCGTTATGTTCGCAAGCAGGGTCGCAGGGTGCCGCAAGCATTGGAGAATCGCCGGTTTCCGCAGTTGTCGGGCAGGGGCTTTCCCCATCCGCGTGGGGCCGCTGCCAAGCTGATCGACCAAGTCTGGGCAAAGCGTGCCCAGCTTGAAAAGCCACGGCGGTGGGCGTCGATACAAAGCGTGCTAGCCCGCTGGCAGTTGGATCCGCCGCGCATGATATCCAAGAAGGCCCTTCAGAAGCGGGCGTCATTCTATCTGGCGCTCGGCATTCCCGAAGAAACGCTGTTTAGCCGTATCGGTGGTGGGCAGTGGGAACGCTACCAGCCGGAAGCGTTTTGCGCGCCCGATGATCGAAGGGTCATGCAGTTGTCACCCTTGCGGCCGCGCGGCGGTGATGAAGAGGGCGGTCTCTTGCACAACAGTGTGCTGCACGCACTGTTAATGCTGCTGATCGATTCCGAGCTGGATTTTGAGAAGCTGAAGAATGCCAGCGCGGCACGAAAGGGCAGCCGCTCGCCGGCACGTGCCCGCCCCGTGCGACTGGCCAAAATGGATATGCTGGACAAGGATGTTGTGCCCGGGCGTGAAGATACGGGCCAGAGCAGGGGATGA
- a CDS encoding helix-turn-helix domain-containing protein: protein MQLGKDISIARRRRKLPQRLMAERMLVSVQTLQRLEAGDATVGMAVLASALHVFGMTQRLAELVAPDTDRAGISEDLARLPKRTHAVSSDELDF, encoded by the coding sequence GTGCAGCTGGGCAAGGACATTTCCATTGCCCGCCGCCGCCGCAAGCTGCCGCAACGGTTGATGGCCGAACGCATGCTCGTATCGGTGCAGACGCTCCAGCGCCTTGAGGCGGGCGATGCGACCGTGGGTATGGCCGTACTGGCCAGTGCCCTTCACGTCTTTGGCATGACCCAGCGCCTGGCCGAGCTTGTTGCTCCCGATACCGATCGGGCAGGCATCAGCGAAGACCTCGCCCGGCTGCCCAAAAGGACGCACGCTGTCAGCAGCGACGAGCTGGATTTCTGA
- a CDS encoding type II toxin-antitoxin system HipA family toxin has translation MATVRTYVFVHLAGGPVPAGLLTMTDEPRNQFATFAYGRRYLARPDRVPVDPVALPLHDPGTERTFRTEEGFAVFGGIRDAAPDGWGQYLIYKAMGDRLPSDIDLILASGDPRVGALAFGPTPERPERITPWGDGDAPCEHFTLEELAEAAERAQHVDQLDENLRRLLTAGSSLGGARPKAATELDGQPWIAKFQARNDSFPECRVELATMRLAATCGLDVPALDFRRVLERDIYLIKRFDRESHGNWLERRPFASGLTMLGAHESEVSRYSYADLAAALRQHGTEVRRDLHELFRRMVFNILVTNDDDHLRNHGFLFDGKGWRLSPLYDVVPKPQVGLERRLVLGVGPQGREATVANALAGAAGFDLASDQAAAMVENMRMRVARGWEEQFRQAGLSDADRGRFATCFRLAGENP, from the coding sequence ATGGCAACGGTCCGCACCTACGTGTTCGTCCATCTCGCTGGCGGCCCTGTCCCGGCGGGGCTGCTCACGATGACCGACGAGCCGCGCAATCAGTTCGCGACTTTCGCCTATGGTCGACGTTATCTCGCCCGCCCGGATCGGGTTCCCGTCGATCCGGTGGCGCTGCCACTTCACGATCCGGGCACCGAACGCACATTCCGGACCGAGGAGGGCTTTGCCGTCTTCGGGGGGATCCGCGATGCGGCTCCCGATGGCTGGGGCCAGTACTTGATTTACAAGGCGATGGGGGATCGCCTGCCGAGCGACATCGACCTGATCCTTGCCTCGGGCGACCCCCGGGTGGGCGCACTGGCATTCGGACCAACGCCGGAGCGTCCGGAGCGCATAACGCCATGGGGCGATGGTGACGCGCCGTGTGAGCATTTTACCCTGGAAGAGCTGGCCGAAGCTGCCGAGCGCGCGCAGCATGTCGATCAGCTCGATGAAAACCTGCGACGGTTGCTGACAGCCGGTTCGTCGCTCGGCGGCGCACGTCCGAAGGCGGCGACCGAACTCGACGGCCAGCCATGGATCGCCAAGTTCCAGGCACGCAACGACAGCTTCCCAGAATGCCGGGTCGAGCTTGCCACCATGCGCCTTGCCGCAACCTGTGGGCTAGACGTTCCTGCGCTTGACTTTAGGCGCGTGCTGGAGCGCGACATCTACCTGATCAAGCGGTTCGATCGCGAATCGCACGGCAACTGGCTGGAGCGGCGGCCTTTCGCCTCCGGCCTGACCATGCTCGGGGCGCACGAAAGCGAGGTAAGTCGCTACAGCTATGCGGACCTCGCAGCTGCGCTTCGCCAGCATGGCACCGAGGTGCGTCGCGACCTCCACGAACTGTTCCGGCGCATGGTGTTCAACATCCTCGTTACCAACGACGACGACCACCTGCGCAATCACGGCTTCCTGTTCGACGGGAAGGGCTGGCGCCTGTCACCGCTCTACGATGTCGTGCCCAAACCACAAGTCGGCCTTGAACGACGCCTGGTGCTGGGTGTCGGCCCGCAAGGCAGGGAGGCCACTGTCGCCAATGCTCTCGCTGGCGCTGCCGGTTTCGATCTCGCGTCCGACCAGGCCGCAGCAATGGTCGAGAACATGCGCATGCGGGTGGCCCGAGGCTGGGAGGAGCAGTTCAGGCAAGCTGGCCTGAGTGACGCCGACCGGGGGCGCTTTGCCACCTGCTTCCGATTGGCAGGCGAGAACCCCTAG